The following proteins are encoded in a genomic region of Garra rufa chromosome 22, GarRuf1.0, whole genome shotgun sequence:
- the LOC141297889 gene encoding ADP-ribosylation factor-like protein 3 — MGLLSILRKLKSTPDQEVRILLLGLDNGGKTTLLKQLASEDITHITPTQGFNIKSVQSQGFKLNVWDIGGQRKIRPYWRNYFENTDVLIYVIDSADRKRFEETGQELAELLDEEKLSGVPVLVFANKQDLLTAAPASEIAEGLNLHTIRDRVWQIQSCSALTGEGVQDGMNWVCKSVNAKRK; from the exons ATG GGCTTGTTATCAATTTTAAGGAAACTCAAGAGTACCCCCGACCAGGAGGTGAGGATATTGCTTCTGGGGTTGGACAACGGTGGCAAGACCACCTTACTGAAACAGCTGGCATCTGAAGACATCACTCATATTACTCCAACACAG GGTTTCAATATCAAGAGCGTCCAATCGCAAGGATTCAAATTAAACGTGTGGGATATCGGTGGTCAGCGGAAGATCAGACCTTACTGGAGAAACTACTTTGAGAACACAGATGTATTG ATTTACGTTATTGATAGTGCAGACCGCAAAAGATTTGAGGAAACTGGACAG GAGCTGGCTGAGTTACTTGATGAAGAAAAGCTCAGCGGTGTCCCGGTTCTGGTGTTCGCGAATAAGCAGGATTTGCTCACGGCAGCGCCCGCGTCCGAGATAGCCGAGGGTTTGAATTTGCACACTATCAGAGACCGAGTGTGGCAGATCCAGTCCTGTTCTGCCCTCACAGGAGAAGGAGTACAG GATGGGATGAACTGGGTCTGCAAGAGTGTGAACGCTAAGAGGAAATAG